From Andrena cerasifolii isolate SP2316 unplaced genomic scaffold, iyAndCera1_principal scaffold0045, whole genome shotgun sequence, the proteins below share one genomic window:
- the LOC143378062 gene encoding uncharacterized protein LOC143378062 yields MEIEWSDDQCLQLIGAYERQPILWKPSYPNHFSKNKKKDAWQAISREIGIDEDNIRQKMMSLLGSFRQQKSKGKRSIGTGKARHEVYRSKWFAFKRMHFLMDKNQPRRTVNTHNVSKMGVFK; encoded by the exons ATGGAAATTGAGTGGTCAGACGATCAATGTCTGCAATTAATAGGGGCATATGAAAGGCAACCAATTTTATGGAAACCCTCATACCCcaatcatttttcaaaaaacaaaaaaaaagacgcGTGGCAAGCAATTTCCAGAGAAATTGGCATAGACGAGGACAATATACGTCAGAAAATGATGAGTTTGCTGGGATCATTTCGTCAACAGAAGTCTAAAGGAAAACGTTCCATTGGCACTGGGAAAG CAAGGCACGAGGTCTATAGGTCGAAATGGTTCGCATTCAAACGAATGCATTTCTTAATGGACAAAAATCAACCCAGGCGAACCGTAAATACACACAATGTAAGTAAAATGggtgtatttaaataa